In one Alphaproteobacteria bacterium genomic region, the following are encoded:
- a CDS encoding LysR family transcriptional regulator — protein MALDWDKLRVFHAVAEAGSFTHAGQTLKLSQSAISRQISALEESLSVPLFHRHARGLIMTEQGERLYATVHEVFGKLAATERALTDSKAAPVGTLRITCTLALATSWLAPRIQAFIDRYPEIRVTVIADDGDVDLGMGEADCAVRLGQPQQGDLVRRKLMTVHTHVYAARPYLDRYGAPERPEDLDRHRMIAYGFSRRPPVNDINWALYVGRDDTQPRTPVLEINNIYAIGRAVASGIGIAGLPDFITESVSGLVRVLPTIDGPSYDAYFVYPSELRNSARLQVFRDFLLSRIPETPF, from the coding sequence ATGGCGCTTGACTGGGACAAGTTGCGCGTCTTCCACGCCGTCGCCGAGGCCGGCAGCTTCACCCATGCCGGCCAGACCCTGAAGCTGAGCCAGTCGGCGATCAGCCGCCAGATCTCCGCGCTGGAGGAAAGCCTGTCGGTGCCGCTGTTCCACCGCCATGCGCGCGGCCTGATCATGACCGAGCAGGGCGAGCGGCTCTATGCCACCGTGCACGAGGTGTTCGGCAAGCTGGCGGCGACCGAACGGGCGCTGACCGACAGCAAGGCGGCGCCGGTCGGCACGCTGCGCATCACCTGCACCCTGGCGCTGGCGACCTCGTGGCTGGCGCCGCGCATCCAGGCCTTCATCGACCGCTATCCGGAAATCCGGGTCACCGTGATCGCCGACGACGGCGACGTCGACCTCGGCATGGGCGAGGCCGACTGCGCCGTGCGGCTCGGCCAGCCGCAACAGGGCGACCTGGTCCGCCGCAAGCTGATGACCGTGCACACCCACGTCTACGCCGCCCGGCCCTATCTCGACCGCTACGGCGCGCCGGAGCGGCCGGAAGACCTGGACCGCCACCGCATGATCGCCTACGGCTTTTCGCGCCGGCCGCCGGTCAACGACATCAACTGGGCGCTCTATGTCGGCCGCGACGACACCCAGCCGCGCACGCCGGTGCTGGAGATCAACAACATCTATGCCATCGGCCGGGCGGTGGCGAGCGGCATCGGCATCGCCGGCCTGCCAGATTTCATCACCGAATCGGTCAGCGGCCTGGTCCGCGTGCTGCCCACCATCGACGGGCCCAGCTACGACGCCTATTTCGTCTACCCGTCCGAGCTGCGCAACTCCGCCCGCCTGCAGGTTTTCCGCGACTTCCTGCTGAGCCGCATTCCGGAAACGCCGTTCTGA
- the trxB gene encoding thioredoxin-disulfide reductase, producing MPETHSTRMLIIGSGPAGYTAAIYGARASLAPIVVQGLQPGGQLTITTDVENYPGFADVIQGPWLMEQMQAQAAHVGTRMITDTIVSVDLDSRPFRAVGDSGDTYLGDTLVICTGAQARWLGLDSEQHYQGFGVSACATCDGFFYRGKQVAVIGGGNSAVEEALYLTNHAAKVTLIHRRDSLRAEKILQDRLFANPKIAVVWNSELVEVLGESGGPMKYVTGIRIRNRESGAESDVALDGVFVAIGHDPATALFKGKLRMDEGGYLVTRPDSTATDVPGVFAAGDVKDRVFRQAVTAAGMGCMAALEAEKFLAEQDSSLRSAAE from the coding sequence ATGCCCGAGACCCATTCCACCCGCATGCTGATCATCGGCTCGGGGCCGGCGGGCTACACCGCGGCGATCTACGGCGCGCGCGCCAGCCTGGCGCCGATCGTGGTGCAGGGCCTGCAGCCCGGCGGACAGCTGACCATCACCACCGACGTGGAGAACTATCCCGGCTTCGCCGACGTGATCCAGGGGCCGTGGCTGATGGAGCAGATGCAGGCGCAGGCCGCCCACGTCGGCACCCGGATGATCACCGACACCATCGTGTCGGTCGACCTGGACAGCCGGCCGTTCCGCGCCGTCGGCGACAGCGGCGACACCTATCTGGGCGACACGCTGGTGATCTGCACCGGGGCGCAGGCGCGCTGGCTGGGGCTGGACAGCGAGCAGCATTACCAGGGCTTCGGGGTTTCCGCCTGCGCCACCTGCGACGGCTTCTTCTACCGCGGCAAGCAGGTGGCGGTGATCGGCGGCGGCAACAGCGCGGTCGAGGAGGCGCTGTACCTGACCAACCACGCCGCCAAGGTGACCCTGATCCACCGCCGCGACAGCCTGCGGGCGGAGAAGATCCTGCAGGATCGCCTGTTCGCCAACCCGAAGATCGCGGTGGTGTGGAACAGCGAGCTGGTCGAGGTGCTGGGCGAGAGCGGCGGGCCGATGAAATACGTCACCGGCATCCGCATCCGCAACCGCGAGTCCGGCGCCGAGTCCGACGTCGCGCTGGACGGCGTCTTCGTCGCCATCGGCCACGACCCGGCCACCGCCCTGTTCAAGGGCAAGCTGCGGATGGACGAGGGCGGCTATCTGGTCACCCGGCCCGACAGCACCGCGACCGACGTGCCCGGCGTGTTCGCCGCCGGCGACGTCAAGGACCGCGTGTTCCGCCAGGCTGTCACCGCCGCCGGCATGGGCTGCATGGCCGCGCTGGAGGCGGAGAAATTCCTCGCCGAGCAGGATTCGTCCCTGCGCAGCGCGGCGGAATAG
- a CDS encoding 2OG-Fe(II) oxygenase, whose protein sequence is MTDSDTAATAGDAMIDLAAFAAAPLVRDPYDHVIVPAFLRPEAIAGVMADFPDPGGPGSFPVRGLHYGPRFAALLAALRGPAVRDAFAAKFGLELAGLPTMVTVRGECRPTDGKIHTDSVDKVVTVLIYLNPDWQDRGGRLRILRSGTDLDDYAAEAPPEAGSMLAFRRSDRSWHGHKPFSGPRRAIQLNWVSSRRYVVKEQLRHSLSAFGKRLSSGRARAAAG, encoded by the coding sequence ATGACCGACTCGGACACTGCCGCGACCGCCGGCGACGCGATGATCGACCTCGCGGCCTTCGCCGCGGCGCCGCTGGTGCGCGACCCCTATGATCATGTGATCGTGCCCGCCTTCCTGCGGCCGGAGGCGATCGCCGGCGTGATGGCGGATTTCCCCGACCCCGGCGGCCCCGGCAGCTTCCCGGTGCGCGGCCTGCACTACGGGCCCCGTTTCGCCGCCCTGCTCGCCGCCCTGCGCGGGCCGGCGGTGCGCGACGCCTTCGCCGCCAAGTTCGGGCTGGAACTCGCCGGCCTGCCGACCATGGTCACGGTGCGCGGCGAATGCCGGCCGACCGACGGCAAGATCCACACCGATTCGGTCGACAAGGTCGTGACCGTGCTGATCTACCTCAATCCCGACTGGCAGGACCGGGGCGGGCGCCTGCGCATCCTGCGCTCCGGCACCGACCTGGACGACTATGCCGCCGAGGCGCCGCCGGAGGCGGGCTCCATGCTGGCCTTCCGCCGCAGCGACCGCAGCTGGCACGGCCACAAACCTTTCAGCGGGCCGCGCCGCGCGATCCAGCTCAACTGGGTGTCGAGCCGGCGCTACGTGGTCAAGGAGCAGCTGCGCCACAGCCTGTCGGCCTTCGGCAAGCGGCTATCCTCGGGCCGCGCCCGCGCCGCGGCGGGCTGA
- a CDS encoding mitochondrial fission ELM1 family protein, translating into MLQRPPPAIRSSWIVSDGKVGMETQCLGLAEALGLAPEVKRIVVGKPWRWLQPTLTLNALGSLRAKGDRLQPPWPDLIIATGRHSVAPVLAVKRRAGPDLRLVQIQNPGVRLDAFDLVITPAHDQVEGPNVLSTMGSMHRVSQARLDEAKARFEAHYAALPRPLVAVLVGGANKAFTFGADTAAALGAGLARMAHQSGAGLAVTASRRTGGEAVAALRDALADAPAALWDGSGDNPYFGLLALADAIVVTCDSVNMVSEALATGKPVHVADLPGGSPKFARFHEALRSHGLTRPFAGRLEHWTYDPPDDMRRAVAAVTALFDRQRTGTAGRCDDNAARRAG; encoded by the coding sequence ATGCTGCAACGGCCACCCCCCGCGATCCGCTCCAGCTGGATCGTTTCCGACGGCAAGGTCGGCATGGAGACCCAGTGCCTCGGCCTGGCGGAGGCGCTCGGCCTTGCGCCCGAGGTCAAGCGCATCGTCGTCGGCAAGCCGTGGCGCTGGCTGCAGCCGACGCTGACCCTGAACGCGCTCGGCAGCCTGCGCGCCAAGGGCGACCGGCTGCAGCCGCCGTGGCCGGATCTGATCATCGCCACCGGCCGCCATTCGGTGGCGCCGGTGCTGGCGGTCAAGCGCCGGGCCGGGCCCGACCTGCGGCTGGTGCAGATCCAGAATCCCGGCGTGCGCCTGGACGCCTTCGACCTGGTGATCACACCGGCGCATGACCAGGTGGAGGGCCCGAACGTGCTCAGCACCATGGGCTCGATGCACCGGGTCAGCCAGGCGCGGCTCGACGAGGCCAAGGCCCGGTTCGAGGCGCATTATGCCGCGCTGCCGCGCCCCCTGGTCGCGGTGCTGGTCGGCGGCGCCAACAAGGCCTTCACATTCGGCGCGGACACGGCGGCGGCGCTCGGCGCCGGCCTGGCCCGGATGGCGCATCAGTCCGGCGCGGGGCTGGCCGTCACCGCATCGCGCCGCACCGGCGGCGAGGCGGTCGCCGCCCTGCGCGACGCCCTGGCCGACGCCCCCGCCGCGCTGTGGGACGGCAGCGGCGACAACCCCTATTTCGGGCTGCTCGCGCTGGCCGACGCCATCGTGGTCACCTGCGATTCGGTCAACATGGTCTCCGAGGCGCTGGCCACCGGCAAGCCGGTCCACGTGGCCGACCTGCCCGGCGGTTCGCCGAAGTTCGCCCGCTTCCATGAGGCGCTGCGCAGCCACGGGCTGACCCGACCGTTCGCCGGCCGGCTCGAGCACTGGACCTACGACCCGCCCGACGACATGCGCCGCGCGGTCGCGGCCGTCACCGCGTTGTTCGACCGGCAGCGGACCGGTACGGCCGGGCGGTGCGACGATAATGCTGCGCGCCGCGCCGGGTGA
- a CDS encoding Lrp/AsnC family transcriptional regulator has protein sequence MRELKLDRIDLKILRDLQDDGRMTNVELSRRAGISAPPCLRRMRALEDAGYIRGYHASLDGERLGWEVTFFALVGLDSQAEAVLTGFEALVADWPEVRECHMVRGGGDFLLRLVARNTAHENRLTTRLTSADHVVRVTTFPAIRTAKQVAGVPVDPERATDHAPDQAAG, from the coding sequence GTGCGCGAATTGAAGCTGGACCGCATCGACCTGAAGATCCTGCGCGACCTGCAGGACGACGGGCGCATGACCAATGTCGAGCTGTCGCGCCGCGCCGGCATCTCCGCGCCGCCGTGCCTGCGGCGGATGCGGGCGCTGGAGGATGCGGGCTATATCCGCGGCTATCACGCCAGTCTCGACGGCGAGCGGCTGGGCTGGGAGGTCACGTTTTTCGCGCTGGTCGGCCTGGACAGCCAGGCCGAGGCGGTGCTGACCGGCTTCGAGGCGCTGGTCGCCGACTGGCCGGAGGTGCGCGAGTGCCACATGGTGCGCGGCGGCGGCGACTTTCTGCTGCGGCTGGTCGCCCGCAACACGGCGCACGAGAACCGGCTGACCACCCGCCTGACCTCGGCCGACCACGTGGTGCGGGTCACCACCTTCCCCGCGATCCGCACGGCGAAACAGGTCGCCGGCGTGCCGGTCGATCCGGAGCGCGCGACGGACCACGCCCCCGACCAGGCCGCGGGCTGA
- a CDS encoding ankyrin repeat domain-containing protein: MRAVVALLCALALASSALAQQPLLGGDPLVSAVLGRDLGAARALLLAGNAPQGRDTNRRPLTVIAVANDDAAMLRLLLEFGANPNETDNLGNSPLVHACALGNVEAVEKLIAAGAQINWANQQGITPLMRAAQVGAIGAIRLLLDAGALVDLTDYTGRDAASWADINNHQRAAELLRGAATHS; this comes from the coding sequence TTGAGAGCCGTCGTCGCGCTGTTGTGTGCCCTGGCCCTTGCAAGCTCCGCCCTTGCCCAGCAGCCGTTGCTGGGCGGCGATCCGCTCGTCTCCGCCGTGCTCGGCCGCGACCTCGGCGCCGCCCGGGCGCTGCTGCTGGCCGGCAATGCGCCGCAGGGCCGCGACACCAACCGCAGGCCGCTGACGGTGATTGCGGTCGCCAACGACGACGCGGCGATGCTGCGTCTGCTGCTGGAATTCGGCGCCAACCCGAACGAGACCGACAACCTGGGCAACAGCCCGCTGGTCCATGCCTGCGCGCTGGGCAACGTCGAGGCGGTCGAGAAGCTGATCGCCGCCGGCGCGCAGATCAACTGGGCCAACCAGCAGGGCATCACGCCGCTGATGCGCGCGGCCCAGGTCGGCGCGATCGGTGCGATCCGGCTGTTGCTGGATGCCGGCGCGCTGGTCGACCTGACCGACTACACCGGCCGCGACGCCGCCTCGTGGGCCGACATCAACAACCACCAGCGCGCGGCCGAGCTGCTGCGCGGCGCGGCGACCCATTCCTGA
- a CDS encoding SDR family NAD(P)-dependent oxidoreductase, translating into MTGVAARFRLDGKRALVTGAGAGIGRATALALAELGAGVIASDRDAAAAAATAGLVPGAQALALDVTDQPAVAAAFAEMAGAGGLDILVNNAGRGARVPATDMATADWDAVLAVNLSGAFHCARAAAPLLRARGGGAVVNVASIMGLVGGGLYPNAAYHASKGGLVTLTKALALEWAGDGIRVNAVAPTFARTPLTERLLSDAAMERAIVGQTPLGRLVEPEEVAAAIAFLASDAAAMITGVTLPVDGGWLAR; encoded by the coding sequence ATGACGGGCGTGGCGGCGCGGTTCCGGCTGGACGGGAAACGGGCGCTGGTCACCGGCGCCGGCGCCGGCATCGGGCGCGCCACGGCGCTGGCCCTGGCCGAGCTGGGCGCCGGCGTGATCGCCAGCGACCGCGACGCCGCCGCCGCGGCGGCGACGGCCGGGCTGGTCCCGGGCGCGCAGGCGCTGGCGCTGGACGTGACCGACCAGCCGGCGGTCGCCGCCGCCTTCGCGGAGATGGCCGGCGCCGGCGGGCTCGACATCCTGGTCAACAACGCCGGCCGCGGCGCGCGGGTGCCGGCCACCGACATGGCGACGGCGGACTGGGACGCCGTGCTCGCCGTCAACCTCAGCGGCGCCTTCCACTGCGCGCGGGCGGCGGCACCGCTGTTGCGGGCGCGCGGCGGCGGCGCCGTGGTCAACGTCGCCTCGATCATGGGGCTGGTCGGCGGCGGCCTCTATCCCAACGCCGCCTATCACGCCAGCAAGGGCGGGCTGGTGACCCTGACCAAGGCGCTGGCGCTGGAATGGGCGGGCGACGGCATCCGCGTCAACGCGGTGGCGCCGACCTTCGCCCGCACGCCGCTGACCGAGCGGCTGTTGAGCGACGCGGCGATGGAGCGGGCCATCGTCGGGCAGACCCCGCTCGGCCGGCTGGTCGAGCCGGAGGAGGTGGCGGCGGCGATCGCCTTCCTGGCCAGCGACGCGGCCGCCATGATCACCGGCGTCACCCTGCCGGTCGACGGCGGCTGGCTGGCGCGATGA
- a CDS encoding pseudouridine synthase → MTAAAGKRAAAADAAERIAKVIARSGRCSRRDAEKLIAEGRVKLAGAVVTTPATLVRAGDPILVDDAPLPEREKARLWRYHKPEGLVTSHRDEKGRPTVFDRLPDGMPRVISVGRLDLTSEGLLLLTNDGELARVLELPSTGWKRRYRVRAFGRVTDTDLEKLGKGLTVDGVRYGPVEAALEREQGGNVWLTVSLREGKNREVRKVLEHLGLTVNRLIRIAYGPFQLGTLDRGAVEEVRRGVLRAQLGSLLPDGGGTEGAAVARPRPAPTPGERAARRRAQAKAAEGGDAAPSAAGRDRTPRAGSKAGGPRPGGAGHAHRRRKP, encoded by the coding sequence ATGACCGCGGCGGCCGGCAAGCGGGCGGCCGCCGCCGACGCGGCGGAGCGGATCGCCAAGGTGATCGCGCGTTCCGGCCGCTGCTCGCGGCGCGACGCCGAGAAGCTGATCGCGGAGGGGCGGGTCAAGCTGGCCGGGGCGGTGGTGACCACGCCGGCGACCCTGGTCCGCGCCGGCGACCCGATCCTGGTCGACGACGCGCCGCTGCCGGAGCGCGAGAAGGCGCGGCTGTGGCGCTATCACAAGCCGGAAGGACTGGTCACCAGCCATCGCGACGAGAAGGGCCGGCCGACGGTGTTCGACCGGTTGCCGGACGGCATGCCGCGGGTGATCTCGGTCGGCCGCCTCGACCTGACCTCGGAAGGGCTGCTGCTGCTGACCAACGACGGCGAACTGGCCCGGGTGCTGGAGTTGCCGTCGACCGGCTGGAAGCGCCGCTATCGCGTGCGCGCCTTCGGCCGGGTGACCGACACGGACCTGGAGAAGCTGGGCAAGGGCCTGACGGTCGACGGCGTGCGCTACGGCCCGGTCGAGGCGGCGCTGGAGCGCGAGCAGGGCGGCAACGTCTGGCTGACCGTCAGCCTGCGCGAGGGCAAGAACCGCGAGGTGCGCAAGGTGCTGGAGCATCTCGGCCTCACGGTCAACCGGCTGATCCGGATCGCCTACGGCCCGTTCCAGCTCGGCACCCTGGACCGCGGTGCGGTCGAGGAGGTCAGGCGCGGCGTGCTGCGCGCCCAGCTGGGCAGCCTGCTGCCCGACGGCGGCGGCACCGAGGGCGCGGCTGTGGCCCGGCCGCGCCCGGCGCCGACCCCGGGCGAGCGCGCGGCGCGCCGGCGCGCCCAGGCCAAGGCAGCCGAGGGCGGCGATGCGGCGCCCAGCGCCGCCGGACGCGACCGGACACCACGTGCGGGCAGCAAGGCCGGTGGACCGCGGCCGGGCGGCGCGGGCCATGCGCATCGTCGGCGGAAGCCTTAG
- the rsmD gene encoding 16S rRNA (guanine(966)-N(2))-methyltransferase RsmD, with amino-acid sequence MPPGDAVRPTADRVREAVFSMLESGRYGGNRVAGARVLDAFAGSGALGLEALSRGAAHATFMDNAGQAIAAVEANVRALGVGARARVLRADATRPPPAPAACDLLFLDPPYRDGAIGAALAALAAAGWIAAGALLVVEREAKSPLDLAEGMRLEAERRYGRAAIALVAAAG; translated from the coding sequence GTGCCGCCCGGCGACGCGGTGCGGCCGACCGCCGACCGGGTGCGCGAGGCCGTCTTCTCCATGCTGGAGTCCGGGCGCTATGGCGGCAACCGGGTGGCCGGCGCCCGGGTGCTCGACGCCTTCGCCGGCAGCGGCGCATTGGGGCTGGAGGCGCTGTCGCGCGGCGCGGCCCATGCCACCTTCATGGACAATGCGGGTCAGGCGATTGCCGCGGTCGAGGCCAACGTCCGCGCGCTCGGCGTCGGCGCGCGGGCGCGGGTGCTGCGCGCCGACGCGACCCGGCCGCCGCCGGCGCCGGCGGCCTGCGACCTGCTCTTCCTCGACCCGCCCTATCGCGACGGCGCGATCGGTGCGGCGCTGGCCGCGCTGGCCGCGGCGGGCTGGATCGCCGCCGGGGCGCTGCTGGTGGTCGAGCGCGAGGCGAAGTCGCCTTTGGACCTGGCTGAAGGCATGCGGCTGGAGGCCGAGCGCCGCTATGGCCGCGCCGCGATCGCGCTGGTCGCGGCGGCAGGCTGA
- a CDS encoding M14-type cytosolic carboxypeptidase gives MAIQVSAAFDSGNGIVEAAEDPNDIRIAIAPDHRSDFLQWFHFRLAGVRGVPLTVRLTNAGACAYPKGWPGYRAVYTEDRQTHRRAETAYDDGVLTIRHTPQADSVAFSYFAPYPMERHHALVAATAAKPGVRLQTLGRTLDGQDLDLLTVGAPVPARRSCWVIARQHPGESMAEWWMEGFLARLTDPADALARALLERCTFHVVPNMNPDGSRRGHLRTNAAGTNLNRAWAEPTMEASPEVALVLARMRETGVDFCLDVHGDEEIPYNFIAGAHGIPSWSDRLERLHDGFCAAHVRANPDFQTEHGYGKAPPGRANLTMATNAVAETFGCLAMTLEMPFKDNAAAPDPDFGWSPDRSMKLARSSLDALAAVVDELR, from the coding sequence GTGGCAATCCAGGTCTCGGCCGCCTTCGACAGCGGCAACGGCATCGTCGAGGCGGCGGAAGACCCGAACGACATCCGCATCGCCATCGCCCCGGACCACCGCTCGGACTTCCTGCAGTGGTTCCATTTCCGGCTGGCCGGGGTGCGCGGCGTGCCGCTGACGGTGCGCCTGACCAACGCCGGGGCCTGCGCCTATCCGAAGGGCTGGCCCGGCTACCGTGCGGTCTATACCGAGGACCGGCAGACCCATCGCCGCGCCGAAACCGCCTATGACGACGGCGTGCTGACCATCCGCCACACGCCGCAGGCCGACAGCGTCGCCTTCAGCTATTTCGCACCCTATCCGATGGAGCGGCACCACGCCCTGGTCGCCGCCACCGCGGCCAAGCCGGGGGTGCGGCTGCAGACGCTGGGCCGGACGCTGGACGGCCAGGACCTGGACCTGCTGACCGTCGGCGCACCGGTGCCGGCACGGCGCAGCTGCTGGGTGATCGCCCGCCAGCATCCGGGCGAGTCGATGGCCGAGTGGTGGATGGAAGGCTTCCTCGCCCGCCTGACCGATCCGGCCGACGCGCTGGCCCGCGCGCTGCTGGAGCGCTGCACCTTCCACGTGGTGCCGAACATGAACCCGGACGGCAGCCGCCGCGGGCATCTGCGCACCAATGCCGCCGGCACCAACCTGAACCGGGCCTGGGCGGAGCCGACGATGGAGGCGTCGCCCGAGGTCGCGCTGGTACTGGCGCGCATGCGCGAGACCGGCGTCGACTTCTGCCTCGACGTCCATGGCGACGAGGAGATCCCCTACAACTTCATCGCCGGGGCGCACGGCATCCCGTCGTGGAGCGACCGGCTGGAGCGGCTGCACGACGGCTTCTGCGCCGCCCATGTCCGCGCCAATCCCGACTTCCAGACCGAGCACGGCTACGGCAAGGCACCGCCCGGCCGCGCCAACCTGACCATGGCCACCAACGCCGTCGCCGAGACCTTCGGCTGCCTGGCGATGACGCTGGAGATGCCGTTCAAGGACAATGCCGCCGCGCCGGACCCGGACTTCGGCTGGTCGCCCGACCGTTCGATGAAGCTGGCCCGGTCCAGCCTCGACGCGCTCGCCGCGGTGGTCGACGAGCTGCGCTGA